In Candidatus Zixiibacteriota bacterium, one genomic interval encodes:
- a CDS encoding aminopeptidase P family protein, translating to MKSRIDRLRKKLAADNIDAAVIIIYDCSDTTEVPGVRWLSGFSGSTGCVFVSQKSAYFISDFRYTEQAADEVSGAKIIISKKALIPSLTDINATQKKNLKVAIESHRLTIDLKNQLMKAMPKAIFIEYPNMLEDLWIIKDKTEIALLKKAAQISDRAFERILGFLRPGISEKEVAAELEYQMKVLGADKEAFPTIVASGYRSSMPHGTASAKILEKGDFITFDFGALYNGYVSDTTRTVVLGKATARQKRIYDTVLKAQLAGIKKAKAGVSGKAVDAACRNYFKKKKLVKYFGHGTGHGIGIEVHSGPRLSMLSKDILKSNMVVTIEPGLYFPGWGGVRIEDDVVIRPGGCTILTKAPKNLLEIG from the coding sequence ATGAAATCTCGCATTGATAGACTCAGAAAGAAATTAGCCGCGGATAATATTGATGCGGCCGTGATCATTATTTATGATTGTTCGGATACTACCGAGGTTCCGGGAGTGCGCTGGCTGTCCGGTTTTTCGGGCAGCACCGGATGTGTATTTGTGTCTCAAAAATCAGCCTATTTCATATCCGATTTTCGATATACTGAGCAGGCCGCTGATGAAGTTTCCGGCGCCAAAATTATTATTTCAAAAAAAGCGCTTATACCGTCATTAACTGATATTAATGCGACACAAAAGAAGAATCTAAAGGTCGCAATCGAGTCACACCGGTTGACTATTGATTTGAAAAATCAATTGATGAAGGCCATGCCTAAGGCGATATTTATAGAATATCCCAATATGCTGGAAGATTTGTGGATTATTAAGGATAAAACAGAGATTGCGCTATTGAAGAAAGCCGCCCAAATATCCGATCGGGCTTTCGAACGGATTCTGGGATTTTTGCGGCCCGGAATTTCGGAAAAAGAAGTTGCCGCTGAACTGGAATACCAGATGAAAGTTCTCGGAGCCGATAAAGAGGCGTTCCCCACGATCGTTGCCTCCGGTTACAGGTCTTCAATGCCTCACGGTACGGCATCGGCTAAGATTCTCGAAAAGGGCGATTTCATTACGTTTGATTTTGGCGCGCTGTATAACGGTTATGTGTCAGACACTACCCGGACCGTGGTTTTAGGCAAGGCAACCGCAAGACAGAAACGAATTTACGATACGGTTTTGAAAGCTCAATTGGCTGGCATAAAAAAGGCTAAAGCGGGTGTAAGCGGTAAAGCGGTTGACGCGGCCTGCCGTAATTATTTCAAGAAGAAAAAATTGGTTAAGTACTTTGGTCACGGTACCGGTCATGGCATAGGAATAGAGGTCCACAGCGGTCCCAGGCTATCAATGTTGAGTAAAGACATTTTAAAATCAAATATGGTCGTCACGATAGAACCGGGGCTGTATTTTCCGGGTTGGGGTGGCGTCAGGATTGAAGATGACGTCGTAATCCGCCCCGGCGGATGTACAATCCTGACAAAAGCTCCAAAAAATTTATTGGAAATTGGATAA
- a CDS encoding CDGSH iron-sulfur domain-containing protein: protein MNDPKIADRSPAILKLEPGQYWWCACGRSKNQPFCDGSHQGTEFTPHEFTVTQTQRIALCRCKRTNNKPLCDGSHRKLPPE from the coding sequence ATGAATGACCCCAAAATTGCCGATAGATCGCCCGCCATCCTGAAATTGGAACCGGGGCAATACTGGTGGTGCGCCTGCGGTCGTTCGAAAAATCAACCGTTTTGTGACGGGTCTCATCAGGGCACCGAATTTACACCCCACGAATTCACCGTCACGCAAACACAAAGAATAGCGCTGTGCCGATGTAAACGAACTAATAACAAACCGCTATGCGATGGCTCACACAGAAAACTGCCACCCGAATAA
- the accB gene encoding acetyl-CoA carboxylase biotin carboxyl carrier protein — protein sequence MKEKTIKKLIRLVEESNIDVLEVSSWWRKVRITRKLNGSSMSNGDTRVVTIAAAPIPAPAPEAVPAAAAPAADEDKFVAIKSPMVGTFYEAPAPDAKPYMEQNQKIEKGQVVCIVEAMKLMNEIESEVSGRIAKVCVENAKPVEFGQTLFLVDPSG from the coding sequence ATGAAAGAAAAGACAATAAAGAAACTGATTCGGTTGGTCGAAGAATCAAATATAGACGTCCTTGAGGTCTCCAGCTGGTGGCGCAAAGTCCGGATAACACGGAAACTTAACGGTTCATCCATGTCAAACGGAGACACTCGGGTAGTGACGATAGCGGCGGCTCCGATCCCGGCTCCCGCTCCTGAAGCGGTTCCGGCGGCTGCAGCTCCCGCGGCGGATGAAGATAAGTTTGTCGCGATCAAATCGCCTATGGTCGGTACTTTTTACGAGGCCCCGGCTCCGGACGCGAAGCCGTATATGGAGCAAAATCAAAAGATTGAAAAGGGCCAGGTCGTTTGTATCGTCGAGGCGATGAAACTGATGAATGAGATCGAATCTGAAGTTTCCGGCCGCATCGCCAAGGTCTGTGTTGAAAACGCCAAACCGGTAGAGTTTGGTCAAACCTTATTCCTGGTCGATCCATCGGGGTAG
- the gcvPA gene encoding aminomethyl-transferring glycine dehydrogenase subunit GcvPA — protein MVYIPNSPEDIKAMLEWIGVSKTDDLFDPIPENLRLKKPLNLPSALSEPELVRFLEELAGQNNTCKTNFIGGGIYNHFTPSVVWSLAMRPEFVTAYTPYQAEVAQGTLQIIYEFQTHICRLTGLDVANASLYDGATAVTEAALLAINHTRRNKIVISETVNPLYRDVLKTSIQGVDLQIITVPRANGSTDYGKLNGLLDDQCACLILGQPNFFGYLEDIEQGERAIHDAGGLFINVFDPISLGILKTPAEYNADIAVGEGQSLGIPQNFGGPLLGLFACRKKFVRKIPGRLAARTTDVDGKPGFVLTLQTREQHIRRDKATSNICTNEALCATAATFYMSLMGKHGIPRLAQISTERAHYLADKISQLEGYRVWDERPFFKEFVVETNTAAVQILEFAKAKGFGAGIDLGRFYSEMNNHLLLAVTEMNSFDDCDALVEVLSQINSKENSAQTAVSDGFRK, from the coding sequence ATGGTATACATACCCAATAGCCCTGAAGATATAAAAGCTATGCTTGAGTGGATCGGGGTTTCCAAAACTGACGATTTATTCGACCCGATTCCGGAGAATTTGCGCCTGAAAAAACCACTCAATTTGCCGTCGGCGCTTAGCGAACCGGAGCTTGTCCGTTTCCTGGAAGAGCTGGCGGGACAAAATAACACCTGCAAGACCAATTTTATCGGGGGAGGAATATATAATCATTTCACCCCGTCGGTAGTCTGGTCGCTGGCGATGCGCCCGGAATTTGTAACCGCTTATACACCATATCAGGCCGAAGTCGCTCAGGGGACGCTTCAGATTATTTATGAGTTCCAGACCCATATATGCCGCCTAACCGGTTTGGATGTCGCCAACGCCTCGCTCTATGATGGAGCGACGGCCGTAACCGAAGCGGCTCTTCTGGCCATCAATCACACCCGACGAAATAAAATCGTAATATCTGAAACGGTCAATCCATTATATCGAGATGTCCTGAAAACATCAATTCAGGGGGTAGATTTGCAAATAATCACCGTTCCCCGCGCTAACGGTTCGACCGATTACGGCAAATTAAACGGATTATTAGATGATCAGTGCGCCTGTTTAATTTTGGGTCAGCCGAATTTTTTCGGATATCTTGAGGATATTGAACAAGGTGAGCGGGCTATACATGATGCCGGCGGATTATTCATCAATGTTTTCGATCCGATTTCTCTCGGTATATTGAAAACCCCGGCCGAGTATAACGCCGACATCGCTGTGGGCGAAGGGCAATCGCTGGGAATCCCTCAAAATTTCGGCGGGCCTCTTCTGGGATTATTTGCCTGCCGCAAAAAATTCGTTCGAAAGATTCCGGGGAGACTGGCCGCTCGGACAACGGATGTTGACGGAAAACCCGGATTCGTCCTGACTCTCCAAACGAGAGAACAGCATATCCGGCGGGATAAGGCGACTTCCAATATTTGTACCAATGAAGCCTTATGCGCTACGGCCGCGACGTTTTATATGTCCTTGATGGGTAAACACGGCATACCGCGCCTTGCCCAAATATCTACCGAGCGGGCTCATTATCTGGCCGATAAAATATCTCAGCTTGAGGGATATCGGGTTTGGGATGAAAGACCGTTTTTCAAGGAATTCGTCGTGGAAACGAATACCGCGGCCGTACAAATACTTGAATTCGCTAAAGCAAAGGGTTTTGGAGCAGGAATCGATCTAGGCCGCTTTTATTCAGAAATGAACAACCACTTGCTTTTGGCTGTTACAGAAATGAATAGCTTTGACGACTGCGACGCTTTAGTTGAAGTATTATCGCAAATAAATAGTAAGGAGAATTCTGCGCAGACTGCAGTAAGCGATGGGTTTCGAAAATAA
- the accC gene encoding acetyl-CoA carboxylase biotin carboxylase subunit, with protein sequence MFKKILVANRGEIALRIIRACRHLGIKTVAVYSEADADSLHVRFADEDVCIGPPLALESYLDPKRIIAAAEVTNAEAIHPGYGFLAENAEFAEICEECEITFIGPSGQMIRQMGAKAKAKELMQKAGVSTIPGSDGLVQTIDEAARIAAQSGYPVLIKASAGGGGRGMRIAAAPEELETAFNMARAEAESAFHDGALYIEKVVLESHHVEVQLLGDNYGNIIHLGERDCSVQRRHQKLLEESPSPIVDDDLRRRLGEAAIKGAAAVGYRGAGTIEFLVDNDGQFYFMEMNTRIQVEHPVTEELTGIDIVAEQIKIAAGEKLGLRQEDVNFRGHVIECRINAEDAHNSFRPAPGKITTFHQPGGHGVRVDTHAYGQYVIPPFYDSMIGKLIVKGNDRRHAIMKTLTALDEFIVEGVPTTIDFHKLILTQSDFASGNFDTSFIEKHLSEEAGLQKRDKAKQNA encoded by the coding sequence TTGTTCAAAAAAATACTCGTTGCAAACAGGGGCGAAATTGCGCTCAGGATAATTCGAGCCTGTCGACACCTGGGAATCAAGACGGTGGCAGTATATTCGGAGGCTGACGCCGATTCTCTGCATGTGCGATTTGCCGACGAAGATGTTTGTATCGGGCCTCCGCTGGCCCTTGAATCTTATCTGGATCCCAAACGGATAATTGCCGCGGCCGAAGTAACCAACGCCGAAGCCATCCATCCGGGCTACGGGTTTTTAGCCGAAAATGCCGAGTTCGCCGAGATTTGCGAAGAATGCGAAATCACTTTTATCGGACCGAGCGGGCAGATGATTCGTCAGATGGGGGCCAAGGCCAAAGCCAAAGAATTGATGCAGAAGGCCGGGGTATCGACGATTCCCGGTTCCGATGGCTTGGTACAGACTATTGACGAAGCGGCTCGTATCGCCGCTCAGAGCGGTTATCCGGTATTGATTAAGGCCTCCGCCGGAGGCGGCGGCCGCGGGATGAGAATCGCCGCGGCTCCGGAAGAATTGGAAACGGCCTTTAATATGGCGCGAGCCGAGGCTGAATCGGCTTTTCATGATGGGGCTTTATATATTGAAAAAGTGGTTTTAGAATCCCATCATGTCGAAGTGCAGCTCCTTGGCGATAATTACGGCAATATCATTCATCTCGGGGAACGCGATTGTTCGGTCCAACGGCGGCATCAAAAGTTGCTGGAAGAATCGCCATCGCCGATTGTCGATGACGACCTGCGTCGCCGATTGGGTGAGGCCGCGATTAAAGGCGCCGCCGCGGTCGGATATCGAGGCGCCGGGACGATTGAGTTTCTGGTCGATAACGACGGTCAATTTTACTTCATGGAAATGAATACGCGCATTCAGGTAGAACACCCCGTGACCGAGGAATTGACCGGGATTGATATTGTTGCCGAACAGATAAAAATCGCCGCGGGGGAGAAGCTGGGGTTACGTCAGGAAGACGTCAATTTTCGGGGCCATGTCATCGAGTGCCGGATAAACGCCGAAGATGCCCACAATAGTTTTCGACCGGCTCCGGGTAAAATTACCACATTTCATCAACCGGGGGGACATGGCGTTCGAGTGGATACTCATGCCTACGGACAGTATGTTATTCCCCCGTTTTATGATTCCATGATCGGCAAGCTGATTGTCAAGGGTAATGACCGCCGGCATGCTATCATGAAAACACTAACCGCGTTAGATGAATTCATCGTGGAAGGAGTGCCGACCACGATTGATTTTCATAAATTAATTTTAACACAATCCGATTTCGCGTCCGGGAATTTTGACACCTCGTTTATCGAAAAACACTTAAGCGAGGAAGCCGGATTACAAAAGAGGGATAAAGCAAAGCAGAATGCCTGA
- a CDS encoding PilT/PilU family type 4a pilus ATPase: MNLKKMLIEMQKRKSSDLHLRVGIRPYLRTNGNLEQIEGDPMTAENMQQVVSQILSEEQQKKFYKRNELDLALSVAKLGRFRINLFRQRGTVGIAIRSVNTRIPSFEELYIPDTIRKMAYDNRGLIIITGTTGSGKSTTLAAIIEEMNANRQSNIMTIEDPIEYIFRDKKSIIAQREVGGDTESFATALRHAFRQDPDTILIGEIRDLETMSIALTAADTGHLVLTTLHTLNTMETISRIISFFPPHQHQQIRLLLAGTLKSIICQRLLTRHDMPGRVPALEILINTAAVRDCLMEPEKFGNIPDLIESGTGQYGMQTFDQSIMKLYKQGLISYEVAMNAATNPDDFDMRVKGIVGASDRWDEHKSDSEVSKEGFRK; this comes from the coding sequence ATGAACCTGAAAAAGATGTTGATCGAAATGCAAAAGAGAAAATCGTCTGACCTTCACCTCCGAGTGGGAATTCGCCCCTACTTAAGAACCAATGGAAATTTAGAGCAAATAGAGGGCGATCCTATGACGGCCGAAAATATGCAGCAGGTAGTTTCCCAGATTTTATCCGAAGAACAGCAGAAAAAATTTTATAAGCGCAATGAGCTTGACCTGGCTTTGTCGGTCGCCAAGCTGGGCCGATTTCGTATAAACCTCTTCCGCCAGCGCGGTACCGTAGGTATAGCTATTCGTTCGGTTAATACTCGAATCCCCAGTTTTGAGGAACTATATATACCCGACACGATAAGAAAAATGGCTTATGATAACAGAGGCTTGATAATAATTACCGGCACAACCGGTTCTGGTAAATCAACTACTCTGGCGGCAATTATCGAAGAAATGAACGCTAATCGCCAGAGCAATATTATGACTATTGAAGACCCGATAGAATATATTTTCAGGGATAAAAAATCAATTATCGCTCAGCGCGAAGTGGGAGGAGACACCGAATCATTCGCGACCGCTTTGCGCCACGCCTTTCGTCAGGATCCCGATACTATCTTGATTGGTGAGATTCGTGATTTGGAAACGATGTCAATAGCCCTGACGGCGGCTGATACCGGTCACCTGGTTCTCACGACTTTGCATACTCTTAATACAATGGAAACAATTTCGCGAATTATCTCCTTTTTCCCGCCCCATCAGCATCAGCAAATTCGATTATTACTGGCAGGAACGCTTAAATCAATCATATGTCAGCGATTGTTGACTCGTCACGATATGCCCGGTCGTGTACCGGCTCTGGAAATTCTGATAAATACCGCCGCCGTCCGCGATTGTCTTATGGAACCGGAAAAATTCGGGAATATTCCCGATTTGATTGAGTCGGGAACCGGTCAGTACGGCATGCAGACTTTTGATCAATCGATTATGAAACTCTATAAGCAGGGCCTGATCAGTTACGAGGTTGCCATGAACGCCGCGACCAACCCGGATGATTTTGATATGAGAGTCAAGGGGATCGTGGGTGCCTCCGACAGATGGGATGAACACAAATCGGATTCTGAAGTAAGTAAGGAAGGATTCAGGAAATAA
- the gcvH gene encoding glycine cleavage system protein GcvH, producing MNIPEELKYTKEHEWVRLNGDVAEIGITDFAQGELGDIVFVELPEIGSEVKQKEPFGTIEAVKAVSEMFSPVNGTVDAVNDLIEEDAGIINNDPYGQGWMIKVKISNPDEIDSLLDADQYKELITE from the coding sequence GTGAATATTCCTGAAGAATTGAAGTATACAAAAGAACATGAATGGGTCCGTCTTAACGGTGATGTAGCCGAAATCGGAATTACTGATTTTGCCCAGGGAGAATTGGGCGATATAGTTTTTGTCGAACTTCCGGAAATTGGGAGTGAAGTAAAGCAAAAGGAACCGTTCGGGACCATTGAAGCCGTAAAGGCGGTTTCCGAAATGTTTTCTCCCGTCAACGGTACGGTGGACGCCGTCAATGATTTGATTGAAGAAGACGCCGGAATTATAAATAACGATCCGTACGGTCAGGGCTGGATGATAAAAGTCAAAATTTCAAATCCTGATGAAATTGACAGTCTTCTCGATGCGGATCAATACAAAGAATTGATTACGGAATAA
- a CDS encoding tetratricopeptide repeat protein, producing MNIKEDNQPLASKGYLPAVAQKHFEEGEYSRAVDVCLRHIENEPASLSAHLIMARSLFFAGDYERSQNEFLKTLRLDSNNLTALKFLGDISFEEGHEAAAISYYRKVFELAPNCRGLYCRINKVEKSQTHRLTVKRKKEHLTKGGDSILDPAFVTETIGDIYREQGYYKLAREVYRRLITDEDNSRISNKLSSVEKKLSNKGHLDEISH from the coding sequence ATGAATATTAAGGAAGATAATCAACCATTAGCAAGTAAAGGGTATTTGCCCGCGGTCGCTCAAAAACATTTTGAAGAGGGAGAATATTCGCGGGCCGTTGATGTTTGTCTTCGACATATCGAAAATGAGCCAGCGTCTTTGTCGGCGCATTTAATAATGGCCCGTTCATTGTTTTTTGCCGGTGATTATGAGCGGTCACAAAATGAATTTCTAAAAACACTAAGACTGGATTCAAATAACTTAACGGCCCTGAAATTTCTCGGTGATATTTCTTTCGAGGAAGGGCATGAGGCGGCTGCGATAAGTTATTATCGCAAAGTTTTTGAATTGGCTCCCAATTGTCGGGGACTGTATTGCAGGATAAATAAGGTTGAAAAATCTCAAACCCACCGGCTCACGGTTAAACGAAAGAAAGAACATTTGACAAAAGGCGGTGACAGCATATTGGACCCGGCCTTTGTAACCGAAACGATTGGCGATATTTACAGGGAGCAGGGGTATTATAAGCTGGCCCGGGAAGTTTATCGGAGATTAATAACTGATGAAGATAATTCTCGTATTTCAAATAAACTGTCATCCGTAGAAAAAAAATTATCTAATAAAGGACATCTTGATGAAATCTCGCATTGA